From the Carassius carassius chromosome 45, fCarCar2.1, whole genome shotgun sequence genome, one window contains:
- the LOC132127883 gene encoding ubiquitin-like protein 3, with protein sequence MTGNIPVDMINLRLILVSGKTKEFLFSPNDSAADIAKHVYDNWPMDWEEEQVSSPNILRLIYQGRFLHGNVTLGALKLPLGKTTVMHLVARETLPEPNSQGQRNREKTGESNCCVIL encoded by the exons ATCAACTTGAGGCTCATCTTGGTGAGTGGAAAAACAAAAGAGTTCCTGTTCTCGCCAAACGACTCTGCGGCTGACATCGCCAAGCACGTGTACGACAACTGGCCAATGG ACTGGGAAGAGGAGCAAGTGAGCAGTCCGAACATCCTGCGCCTCATCTACCAGGGCCGATTCCTACACGGCAATGTGACGCTAGGAG CTTTAAAACTGCCACTCGGAAAAACCACAGTGATGCATTTAGTTGCCAGAGAGACGCTGCCCGAGCCAAATTCCCAAG GTCAGAGGAACCGGGAAAAGACTGGAGAGAGCAACTGTTGTGTGATCCTGTAA